A stretch of the Drosophila sulfurigaster albostrigata strain 15112-1811.04 chromosome 2L, ASM2355843v2, whole genome shotgun sequence genome encodes the following:
- the LOC133848970 gene encoding spidroin-1 isoform X3 — translation MKFFIVFFALIAVALAAGYGQQGFGQGGHGQQGFGHGGHGQQGFGQGGYGQQGFGQGGHGQQGFGQGGYGQQGFGQGGHGRF, via the exons ATGAAATTCTTT ATTGTATTCTTCGCATTGATCGCCGTTGCTTTGGCCGCTGGATATGGTCAG CAAGGATTCGGGCAGGGTGGACATGGTCAGCAAGGATTCGGTCACGGTGGACATGGTCAGCAAGGATTCGGCCAGGGTGGATACGGTCAGCAAGGATTCGGTCAGGGTGGACATGGTCAACAAGGATTCGGCCAGGGTGGATACGGTCAGCAAGGATTCGGTCAGGGTGGCCATGGGCGCTTTTAA
- the LOC133848807 gene encoding E3 ubiquitin-protein ligase KCMF1-like produces the protein MDHRNFCCDGCQTRDFNGRRFHCLRCVNYDLCKECYDQNVESQEHRIEHPMQVMLHPENHQHPPDLMLNGEMLDLMHFPNCYTCPYCGIFGHTAKELIDHVVTLHRQNDSHVVCPMCADLPGIELVAIRNLARHLLLNHIEHANLLDPNTPPLRQALARASRRRRRQQAQVHGSQNGTSSRNTVRSNTSANHSPINSESGVNILYQLSELRRLRPGLRLSQTDANYLEGETRSRTVTLAIANSDTPICHETGNSAPTTGMSEHLDTDRYLLPHWMSEQQLETALRDEHGQQQRALFAEHILLSMLCEEQLELPEECEQQLSSQEHTEHIEIPHDDLNNDDAISLQSTCKYVPSQIMMLMSLPWIRPWSSQSNLRYIELQGVTIDESSLIGATEHQDID, from the coding sequence ATGGACCATCGAAATTTTTGTTGCGATGGCTGTCAAACTCGCGACTTCAATGGCCGTCGCTTTCACTGTCTGCGGTGCGTAAACTACGATCTGTGCAAGGAATGCTATGACCAGAATGTGGAGAGTCAAGAGCATAGGATAGAACATCCAATGCAAGTGATGCTACATCCAGAAAATCATCAACATCCTCCCGATCTTATGCTCAATGGTGAGATGCTCGATCTTATGCATTTCCCCAATTGCTATACTTGCCCATACTGCGGTATTTTTGGGCACACAGCAAAGGAACTTATCGACCATGTTGTCACCCTACACCGCCAGAACGACAGCCATGTTGTGTGTCCTATGTGCGCCGATTTGCCAGGCATTGAACTTGTTGCTATACGCAATCTCGCCCGTCATCTACTTCTTAATCACATTGAACACGCCAATCTTCTCGATCCAAATACCCCTCCCTTACGCCAAGCTCTAGCCCGCGCCTCTCGACGTCGCCGGCGTCAGCAAGCACAGGTTCACGGCAGCCAGAATGGCACCAGTAGTCGCAATACTGTACGCTCAAATACGAGTGCCAATCACTCGCCAATAAACTCGGAGTCCGGCGTTAATATACTGTACCAGTTGTCCGAGCTACGTCGACTGCGTCCAGGCCTAAGGCTTAGCCAAACCGATGCCAATTACCTTGAAGGTGAGACTCGCTCGCGGACGGTCACACTGGCAATTGCTAATTCGGATACTCCCATATGCCATGAAACAGGCAATTCTGCACCCACAACCGGGATGTCGGAGCATTTGGATACCGATCGCTATCTCTTACCGCATTGGATGTCAGAGCAGCAATTGGAAACAGCGTTGCGGGATGAACATGGGCAGCAACAGCGTGCGCTCTTTGCTGAACATATTCTGCTCTCTATGCTTTGCGAGGAACAGCTGGAGCTGCCAGAAGAGTGTGAACAGCAATTGTCGTCACAGGAACATACAGAACATATTGAGATACCCCATGATGATCTTAATAATGACGATGCCATCTCTCTACAGTCTACGTGCAAATATGTGCCATCTCAAATTATGATGCTGATGTCACTGCCTTGGATCAGGCCCTGGTCATCCCAGAGTAACCTACGTTACATTGAACTGCAAGGGGTCACTATAGACGAAAGCTCTCTGATTGGAGCTACTGAACATCAGGATATTGATTAA
- the LOC133848970 gene encoding uncharacterized protein LOC133848970 isoform X2, with protein MVRVDMVSKDSARVVMDSKDSARVDKVSKDSAKVDMVSKDSARVDMVSKDSARVVMDSKDSARVVMDSKDSARVVRVATVVMVDAINL; from the coding sequence ATGGTCAGGGTGGACATGGTCAGCAAGGATTCGGCCAGGGTGGTCATGGACAGCAAGGATTCGGCCAGGGTGGACAAGGTCAGCAAGGATTCGGCCAAGGTGGACATGGTCAGCAAGGATTCGGCCAGGGTGGACATGGTCAGCAAGGATTCGGCCAGGGTGGTCATGGACAGCAAGGATTCGGCCAGGGTGGTCATGGACAGCAAGGATTCGGCCAGGGTGGTCAGGGTGGCCACGGTGGTCATGGTGGACGCTATTAATCTATGA
- the LOC133842730 gene encoding transcription factor MafA: MKLLIVLFALFAVALALPQWGYGRAHGSRPSGGGNYNNGNRGGNHHHNPHHAPHYHHQPHHHHH; encoded by the exons ATGAAATTACTT ATTGTATTGTTTGCTCTGTTTGCCGTCGCCTTAGCGCTTCCCCAGTGGGGCTATGGCCGTGCCCACGGATCTCGTCCTAGCGGAGGTGGGAATTATAATAATGGGAATCGCGGTGGTAATCATCACCACAACCCCCATCACGCTcctcattatcatcatcaaccacatcatcatcaccacTAG
- the LOC133848970 gene encoding uncharacterized protein LOC133848970 isoform X1, which produces MAIMNMATMVTKDSAEVDMVSKDSGRVDMVSKDSVTVDMVSKDSARVDTVSKDSVRVDMVNKDSARVDTVSKDSVRVAMGAFNLRIIK; this is translated from the coding sequence ATGGCCATCATGAACATGGCCACCATGGTGACCAAGGATTCGGCCGAGGTGGATATGGTCAGCAAGGATTCGGGCAGGGTGGACATGGTCAGCAAGGATTCGGTCACGGTGGACATGGTCAGCAAGGATTCGGCCAGGGTGGATACGGTCAGCAAGGATTCGGTCAGGGTGGACATGGTCAACAAGGATTCGGCCAGGGTGGATACGGTCAGCAAGGATTCGGTCAGGGTGGCCATGGGCGCTTTTAATCTaagaattattaaatga
- the LOC133848970 gene encoding mesenchyme-specific cell surface glycoprotein isoform X4, giving the protein MKFFIVFFALIAVALARGYGQQGFGQGGHGQQGFGHGGHGQQGFGQGGYGQQGFGQGGHGQQGFGQGGYGQQGFGQGGHGRF; this is encoded by the exons atgaaattcttt ATCGTTTTTTTCGCACTGATCGCCGTTGCTTTGGCTC GTGGATATGGTCAGCAAGGATTCGGGCAGGGTGGACATGGTCAGCAAGGATTCGGTCACGGTGGACATGGTCAGCAAGGATTCGGCCAGGGTGGATACGGTCAGCAAGGATTCGGTCAGGGTGGACATGGTCAACAAGGATTCGGCCAGGGTGGATACGGTCAGCAAGGATTCGGTCAGGGTGGCCATGGGCGCTTTTAA